CCTCAGAACCCAACAACAGATACCTCTGTCCTCCGTGAGAGCTGCATTTCAGGACTGTCAATGCATTAACATTTAACTGTTTAAAAGTAAGGCGGTAGCTAATTCTCAGTAGATTCCCCTGCAGTTCTGCATAGCATTGCACTAGAGTTTCAAACAGAAAGGATTATCTGAAGAGCTAATGTTCAGTTTCCTTAATGACCTCAGAAGATTTAATaaggtatttatttattcctgtaCAGCAAACACATGACTAGCTGATAACACATCCACcgattttgttcattttcttccttaaagGCTGGTCACTCCTTAAGTGTCACTCCATAATTTTATATTGCACTGCAAACAAGCCCTCCAAATATGACACTAATATTTTGCTGGCTCTGAACTCAAAATTTAAGAGTACATTCATGTAATACAATGGCTCCTCTTCAGGAAACTGGGATAAGGAATCTGTCAAAGTGAAGGAAATCTTGAGAGTGAAAATCCCTGTAAGATGGTATtgtaaaaacataaagaaaaaaaaagcaggaaagtgACAACTAAGGTGCAGAACATAGTCCTAAAAGATGACTAcgtttttattttcagctggtCATGTTGAAGTGCATGTTGCCCTTAGGCCCAATACACAAACCTGTCCACTGTGCAGGAAGGGGCACAGCCCAAAGATCTCAGGAAGTCAGAAAAAGGAAGTGCTCCAACACTTCTGCGGGATCATTGACACAGACGGGCGCCAAATaagctttgggttttttgctacTATTTAGAAACACCACATTGTTATCTTATCCTTTAGGGTCCAACAAGTTATGGGAAATTTTATGTTCCCAACACTTCAGAAGTCTCAACCAGCAGCTCTCAAAGAATTGACTGAGGAGCTAAGAACTACTGGCAATTAACATTTAATGGATTCTTTAACCCTAAGGGATGTGTTGGCACATGAGGGCAGGAACAAAGAGGTATGCGACTTTGATAAATTTTATGCAGGATCAGAGCTAGCATTCACTCTGTAAGCTCCGAAAGGTGGGGAAGAGGCTGCTGGCAATGAGATAATAATCAGGAGGATAGAGGACACATCATTCTAAACAACGCCAACCCACTGGCCGATGGAAACGCCCTCTTGTCAAGCTAGTTAGCAAGATTCACGGCGACCAGACCAAATTAACCATTGCCTAAAGCTATGGGTAAGACATTTTGTTTTGCACTTGGGTGACATgcaggcaaaagaaaaaaagggaaaaaaaaagagaaaagcacaaCGGCAGATCAATACAGCATTTACCAAACATAGCAAACTCAGACTTACAGTCTCCTTGAGTCATCCTCGGCGAGATTCCAGTGGCATTTTTCTTTGCCCTAatactgtttattttaaaaaaatcccacaaacagaaaaccaggaggggttttgttcatttttagaATAGAAAATGGGGGACACCAAATTAGAGAGTATTTAGATTAGGCAGGAAACTGGGTTGTTGAAGCCACTCACTGACCTTGAGTACACCAATACCAGTCTCTTTTGCAAGACCGTGAACCTCTAATTCTTTGGAGTAAACCAAAAATTTTGTATCAACCCTTAATTTAGAGCATCGATAGCTAAACAGCCTAATTTTACAATTACATAACTAGTATCTACAGGCAAGCCAAAAACCCCTTAATTTTTGAGCTTTTAACCAGGCTCATGTCAGGGCTGTACTAATGAACCCTGCCAACTGCCCCGTGCGGAATGCAGCGATGCTCTGGGCCAAAGGTGCAGCATGAACACCCCTAATGCAGCTCAGTCTCTGAAGATGCTGCTCACACCAGGGAGCCACCTCAGCCATTTTCATCCTACGTACTCTCCTCTCCTAGGACACCAGAGAACAGACAGTGTATCGTTTCTGGGGATCCAAAAACTTAAAAACACTTTTCTAGCTTATGTAAATTTCACAAACTTCCTggtattaattttatttaaacactAGATTACGAAAATAACTGCAAATCTGTTACCTCCTCAACATGCCTGTCAGGCTAATCTACAGTCCAATTCCTAAAGAATTTTAAGTCAGGGGGATGCATTTTCCAGCATAGCTATGAGCAGGAGACAAACCTGGTGAAAACACAAAATTCGACTTGCTCCATTCATTTTCTGCGACTCGCTTAATAGCCACATACTATGAAAACGTTTAAGGAGCATTACCGCATGAATTTCAATGTCTAAGTGCCCAACTTGCTTGAACTCTCAGTTttcaacaaacaaaacaatcctgGAACGATTTGTCACAAAGGTGGcgttttttttaaacataaggAATTCTTGGTGCATTATTTATCTCCTAATTTTCCCTGAGATAATTAAAAGATGAAGTATTTCTACCAATGCACTAGAAGGCTATCAAGTGATTTAAATTCACATACTTGAATTAACAGACACACActcaaagaaaaacagagacaTGTATAAGGGGAGGCcaaattgttttatttaattttttagtgACCAATTGAATTTTTGGCAGAAAGCTctgctctttcctttttttttttccttggtttttgtttttgaacttttttaaagaaatcagcAGTGCTCAAATTGGTGGGTTGGAATTTTAGTCAAACTccagttaattttaaaaacgAACAGATGAACAGGAATTCCAGATAGtttccagagcagagggcaAAACTTCACATTTGTATGGAAAATTCCATGTTAATACTTGATTGGGAGACAGAATGTAAAACTATTGTCAGTAGTGCACGAATAGAACATTCACATTTGATCTGGAACCTTAATCAAAAAGCTGTACTCTCCTTCCAAAATTTTCATTACCTTGTGCAAAGCAAGTCAAGTCTTCATGTGTCAAGCACACACGTAAAATTgtccatattttatatacaagACATCTACCAATCAGGCAGTGCAAAATACATCCTTTCATAACAAAACTAAAATGTACCTCTCAAAGTATGAACAAGAATATACACATAATACAAGATGTACACTATTTACACAAccataaaaaatataatacaaggatttttttatgtGATTATAAGACTTGACAGTCTTTTGCAATTTTTGTTGCAACAAGGCATGTTTAAGTTTCCTGGATGGAGTTTTCTTTGCCAATTACTCGAGAGATCCTGGAAACTACGCTTGAACTTTTAGGAGAGTTTTCAAATGGACTGCCATCAACTCCCTGTTTTGGTCGGACAGTTCAGCTGTGCCACCCACCCAGTGGCTGGGGGGCTTTGGAAGGACACTGGGAGATGGTGGATCACTGAACTTTGCCCCAGCgtaattttctttttggctcACTTCATTTAGGGCGATAGGTTTCTTGGACTTGGCATTTCTgaagttttctgtgtttttaagtggctttttctcctgcttctgAACTATTTCTGGCGACACAGAATCCTGCCAAAAGTTCTCTATCTTTTTCGCCGAGGCGATCTTCGTCACTGGCGTGTTACACTTACTCTTCTGCCTGTTAATCTTTGGTTGTTCACACAGGTGTAAGCTGTGAACGGGCTGGCCGTAGGGAACGGCCGCCTTCTCTGTCTTTCCCATCTTGTTTTTTAAGAACTGCGGAGACAAAGAACAATCAACTCAACTACGACCCCTCTCCTTCGCGCTCCCTCACCGCCCCCGACACTTACTGAAGCGCGGGGGGCCAACTCGGCAGCGGGAGGGGTACCGAGAAACCTTCTCCCCGCTATTTCCCGCAGCTCATCCCGCCGCTCGGCCGGCACCGGGGGCCTGAGGGCGCGGAGCCCCGCCGGCCGCCATGGGGCGCTGCGCGCCGCGCACGTCCCGCCTTCGGCgagcgcggggcggggctgGCGCGCGGCCAGCGGCAGCGCTAAATCCGGCTTGTTGCTGGGGCGCAGCGCCGCGCGCCCATTGGTGGGCGCCGGGCAGCCAATCATCGCCCACGGTTCTCCCTCAGCTCCGCCCCGCCCCGTCCGAGCGTAACGGAAACTCTGCCGCCCCCCCGCC
This window of the Ammospiza nelsoni isolate bAmmNel1 chromosome 3, bAmmNel1.pri, whole genome shotgun sequence genome carries:
- the PNRC1 gene encoding proline-rich nuclear receptor coactivator 1, with protein sequence MVTTTAPPPFLARISAGTEDPRRLPPSALLQRLRRGDSNCENQPSCCLAGPGGSARPALKRVRRRKGKIRPGPAGLLPSRYQQYQQHRAGLGRRTPLGTDLVTDAPPEEPPAPAPSRPAPGKPLRKEFLKNKMGKTEKAAVPYGQPVHSLHLCEQPKINRQKSKCNTPVTKIASAKKIENFWQDSVSPEIVQKQEKKPLKNTENFRNAKSKKPIALNEVSQKENYAGAKFSDPPSPSVLPKPPSHWVGGTAELSDQNRELMAVHLKTLLKVQA